In Drosophila nasuta strain 15112-1781.00 chromosome 2R, ASM2355853v1, whole genome shotgun sequence, a single genomic region encodes these proteins:
- the LOC132784248 gene encoding uncharacterized protein LOC132784248 translates to MDTRILYQLAIFLILNILFTIHGAKRNVVIDFTKVEIGNRLPNIIAMYSWINRTSSNISALYMNYSFSEDVYNLKGTFNLSVKHSEKFINYFTLDFDYCKGREMLYSQYVAQILEKQLRTVSNYPLDCPLKKNYEYYVKGFTIDPNLIPIYLPNLHFLSNLTIFRNLQSCASIIVTGYLRNK, encoded by the exons ATGGACACTCGAATTTTGTATCAATTGGCGATATTTCTGatacttaatattttgttcACTATCCATGGAGCAAAG AGAAATGTAGTAATAGATTTCACTAAAGTAGAGATTGGCAATCGACTTCCAAACATAATAGCGATGTATTCTTGGATCAATCGCACGTCTAGCAATATTTCGGCTCTCTACATGAACTACTCGTTTTCTGAAGATGTGTATAATCTAAAGggaacatttaatttaagcgtTAAACATTCtgagaaatttattaattacttcACTCTTGACTTTGACTATTGCAAAGGTAGAGAAATGCTATATAGCCAATATGTGGCACAGATTTTGGAAAAACAATTACGCACTGTTTCGAATTACCCATTGGACTGTCCATTAAAAAAG aattatgaatattatgTAAAAGGATTCACAATTGACCCGAATTTAATTCCAATTTATTTGCCGAACTTACATTTTTTGTCGAATCTTACTATCTTCAGAAATCTGCAATCCTGTGCCAGCATAATTGTTACAGGTTATTTgcgaaacaaataa
- the LOC132785769 gene encoding extracellular matrix protein 2-like: MWNLQRLDLSKNNIDSLSPANNSLRLMLPSLTQLNLAYNQLEELSSMLPYRLTELDISYNHLISVTAANFATLPNLQQLNVQDVRLTDFDYKLFHQQNPKLQELGVCDSDYRFMHILTTCNHAVQSSQTEQ; this comes from the coding sequence ATGTGGAATCTGCAACGTCTCGATCTCTCTAAAAACAACATTGACTCACTCTCGCCCGCAAACAACTCTCTGCGTCTGATGCTGCCCAGTCTCACACAACTGAATCTCGCCTACAATCAGTTGGAGGAACTGTCATCAATGCTGCCCTATCGCCTGACTGAACTGGACATATCCTACAATCATTTAATCTCAGTGACGGCCGCCAACTTTGCAACTCTTCCAAATTTACAGCAACTCAATGTACAGGATGTTCGACTGACAGACTTCGACTACAAGCTGTTTCATCAACAGAATCCAAAGCTCCAGGAGCTTGGAGTGTGCGACAGTGACTACAGATTCATGCACATACTAACCACATGCAATCATGCCGTGCAATCATCACAAACCGAGCAGTGA
- the LOC132786501 gene encoding leucine-rich repeat-containing protein 15-like yields MHRLLLSLLLLGVECVLGLPVYDDNNNLNVSASCPDSTCSLSQLSSTFVQPLRFTDNKALQLEELLLSDCQLRALPVELLRQTPNLRVLMMLNSSVYHVNKDDFQPVKQLKQLQLQRNHISQLKNQQFVLLEQLEVLQLGYNNILVVRGQAFTGLTQLRLLGLQSNGITELADDAFDPLPQLLHLDLSDNEITYIHPRIFEHNTKLQTLLLNGNHFVQFESSTLLPLKTLRLLDLSNCQVEELQLESVQRVRIESSRLQRLIIYGGVINLQAGHNELTKLYIGDKSAVIELDLQHNLLDGNATSTLLDGMWNLQRLDLSKNNIDSLSPANNSLRLLLPSLTQLNLAYNQLEELSSMLPYRLTKLDISYNHLISVTAANFATLPNLQQLNVQDVRLTDFDYKLFHQQHPKFQELGVCDSDYRFMHILATFFTDRGIHLPVPCNHHKPSSEQITREPQLQPATEAQCGPIAGVSGIHPYWTTRDVLAFVTLVVVFVILLIQLYHILEEEGCVRRMRQRLRGRPQMVNGTHSNRRLNEEDSETSSA; encoded by the exons ATGCATAGACTATTGctttcgctgttgctgttgggagTAGAATGTGTGTTAGGATTACCCGTCTATGATGACAACAATAACCTCAATGTCAGCGCCAGTTGCCCAGATTCTACCTGCAGCCTATCGCAACTTTCGAGCACCTTTGTGCAGCCACTGCGATTCACAGACAACAAAGCGTTGCAGCTGGAGGAGCTGCTGCTAAGCGACTGTCAGCTACGAGCTCTGCCCGTGGAGCTGCTGCGGCAGACGCCCAATCTTCGAGTGTTGATGATGCTGAACAGCAGTGTATACCATGTGAACAAAGATGATTTTCAACCAGTCAAGCAGttaaaacaattgcaattgcaacgcAATCACATCTCGCAACTAAAGAACCAACAGTTTGTGCTGCTGGAGCAGCTGGAGGTGTTGCAACTGGGCTACAACAATATTCTAGTGGTTCGCGGACAGGCTTTTACGGGTCTCACCCAGCTTCGACTGTTGGGCCTGCAGAGCAATGGCATCACGGAGCTGGCAGACGATGCATTTGATCCACTGCCCCAACTACTGCATCTCGATCTCAGCGACAATGAGATAACGTACATTCATCCACGAATCTTTGAGCACAACACTAAACTGCAGACGCTGCTGCTCAATGGCAACCACTTTGTTCAATTCGAGTCGAGCACGTTGTTGCCATTGAAAACTCTACGATTACTCGATCTGAGCAACTGTCAGGTGGAGGAGTTGCAGCTCGAGAGCGTTCAAAGAGTGCGCATCGAGAGCAGCCGCTTGCAGCGCTTAATCATCTACGGCGGCGTTATCAATTTACAGGCCGGCCACAATGAGCTGACGAAGCTTTACATTGGCGATAAGAGTGCCGTCATCGAGCTCGACCTGCAGCACAATCTGCTGGATGGCAATGCCACTTCCACGCTGCTCGACGGCATGTGGAATCTGCAACGTCTCGATCTCTCTAAAAACAACATTGACTCACTCTCGCCCGCAAACAACTCtctgcgtctgctgctgccCAGTCTCACACAACTGAATCTCGCCTACAATCAGTTGGAGGAACTATCATCAATGCTGCCCTATCGCCTGACTAAACTGGACATATCCTACAATCATCTAATCTCAGTGACGGCCGCCAACTTTGCAACTCTTCCAAATTTACAGCAACTCAATGTACAGGATGTTCGACTGACAGACTTCGACTACAAGTTGTTTCATCAACAGCATCCAAAGTTCCAGGAGCTTGGAGTGTGCGACAGTGACTACAGATTCATGCACATACTAGCCACATTTTTCACCGATCGTGGCATCCATCTGCCGGTGCCGTGCAATCATCACAAACCGAGCAGTGAACAGATCACAAGGGAGCCACAATTGCAGCCGGCGACTGAGGCACAGTGTGGTCCTATAGCTGGCGTCAGTGGCATTCATCCATATTGGACGACCCGGGACGTTTTAGCGTTTGTAACGCTTGTGGTGGTATTTGTCATACTACTGATTCAGCTATATCACATTCTGGAAGAGGAGGGTTGTGTGCGTCGCATGCGGCAGCGGCTGCGGGGCAGGCCGCAAATGGTCAATGGCACTCACAGCAACAGACGCCTCAATGAGGAGGACTCAGAA ACATCGAGTGCATAG